The Caulifigura coniformis genome includes a region encoding these proteins:
- a CDS encoding CinA family protein: MLPSRLIAASLETARLLTTLELKLVIAESCTGGMAAAALSGVPGISNWFCGSMVVYRTETKRSWLGVDPPGFDPAESDSVGPLTSNALARAVARATPEADIAAAISGHLGPNAPADLDGRAFIRISLARPGRDGDEPGGISTSYVSQVRPTAELLKSRSERQEEAATVFLEEIVEFLGKLERSLSWR; the protein is encoded by the coding sequence ATGCTCCCTTCACGACTGATCGCCGCGTCGCTGGAGACGGCCCGCCTGCTGACAACGCTCGAACTGAAGCTGGTGATCGCCGAAAGCTGCACGGGGGGAATGGCGGCGGCAGCGCTGTCCGGAGTGCCGGGGATCTCGAACTGGTTCTGCGGTTCGATGGTGGTTTACCGGACCGAAACGAAAAGGAGCTGGCTGGGCGTCGACCCGCCGGGCTTTGATCCGGCCGAGTCGGACAGCGTGGGGCCATTGACGTCAAATGCTCTCGCGCGGGCCGTGGCCAGGGCGACGCCGGAGGCGGACATCGCGGCGGCGATCAGCGGGCACCTTGGCCCCAATGCGCCCGCCGATCTGGACGGGCGCGCGTTCATCCGCATCTCACTGGCCCGTCCCGGTCGCGACGGCGATGAGCCGGGAGGAATCTCGACCAGCTACGTTTCCCAGGTCCGGCCGACTGCGGAGCTGCTGAAATCCCGGAGCGAAAGGCAGGAGGAGGCGGCCACGGTGTTCCTCGAAGAAATCGTGGAGTTTCTTGGCAAACTGGAAAGGTCGCTTTCGTGGCGCTGA
- a CDS encoding pyridoxal phosphate-dependent aminotransferase, which translates to MAAALSDFARSLTVETAFSVLAVAKTLKAQGKDVVELEIGDSPFDSTSSAKSSGIAAINANQSHYCPSPGLPEFRETAAAFVKEEFGIPAEAKNIVVAPGAKVFEQYFCEAFCNPGDSVLVFAPYFPTYTPNILRRGATMVTSSLKQANDFRPDVAEVEKFLKTAKNPKAIFLNSPHNPTGGVASEGDLKAIADLIRGKNIAVFSDEPYCHMVWEGRHHSILAQPGMMDQAVAAFTFSKSYSMSGWRLGFAVAGAEIADAIGKMINTTLSCTPPIVQLAGMNALKRDKAEREEQMGKFREKVLLLTKGLNAISGFKTIDPRATFYVFPNVAPVCNELGITSHGLAMYFLEGADDQFGVACLGGECFGEAGGGFLRFSCAEPNDRLQKALDFLPKAIARTDRIAAYLEKHPKFRLQNKYAV; encoded by the coding sequence ATGGCCGCTGCGCTCAGTGATTTCGCCCGTTCACTCACCGTGGAAACCGCGTTCTCCGTCCTGGCCGTCGCCAAGACCCTGAAGGCGCAGGGGAAGGACGTCGTCGAACTCGAAATCGGCGACAGCCCGTTCGACAGCACCTCCTCCGCCAAGTCGTCCGGCATCGCGGCCATCAACGCCAATCAGTCGCACTACTGCCCCTCTCCCGGGCTCCCCGAATTCCGCGAAACGGCCGCCGCCTTCGTGAAGGAAGAGTTCGGTATCCCCGCCGAGGCGAAGAACATCGTCGTCGCCCCCGGAGCGAAGGTGTTCGAGCAGTACTTCTGCGAGGCATTCTGTAACCCCGGCGACAGCGTCCTCGTCTTCGCGCCGTACTTTCCGACCTACACCCCCAATATCCTCCGCCGCGGCGCGACGATGGTGACGAGTTCGCTGAAGCAGGCGAACGATTTCCGCCCCGATGTGGCCGAGGTCGAAAAGTTCCTGAAGACCGCGAAGAATCCCAAGGCCATCTTCCTCAACTCGCCGCACAATCCGACCGGCGGCGTGGCCTCGGAAGGCGACCTCAAGGCCATTGCCGACCTCATCCGCGGCAAGAACATCGCCGTCTTCAGTGATGAACCCTACTGCCACATGGTGTGGGAAGGCCGGCATCATTCGATCCTCGCCCAGCCCGGCATGATGGATCAGGCCGTCGCCGCCTTTACATTCAGCAAGTCGTACAGCATGAGCGGCTGGAGGCTCGGCTTTGCGGTCGCCGGCGCCGAGATCGCCGATGCCATCGGCAAGATGATCAACACGACACTTTCCTGTACGCCCCCCATCGTACAGCTTGCCGGCATGAACGCCCTCAAGCGCGACAAGGCCGAGCGCGAAGAGCAGATGGGTAAGTTCCGCGAGAAGGTCCTTCTGCTGACGAAGGGACTCAACGCCATCTCCGGCTTCAAGACGATCGACCCCAGGGCCACGTTCTACGTCTTCCCGAACGTCGCCCCCGTCTGCAACGAACTCGGAATCACCAGCCACGGCCTGGCCATGTACTTCCTCGAAGGCGCCGACGATCAGTTCGGCGTCGCCTGCCTCGGCGGGGAATGCTTCGGAGAAGCCGGCGGCGGATTCCTCCGCTTCAGCTGCGCCGAGCCGAACGATCGCCTGCAGAAAGCCCTGGACTTCCTCCCGAAGGCGATTGCGCGAACCGACCGCATCGCGGCCTATCTCGAAAAGCACCCCAAGTTTCGGCTGCAGAACAAGTACGCCGTCTGA
- a CDS encoding type B 50S ribosomal protein L31, translating to MQDGIHPDYHAVVFHDIGADFKFLSKSTMKSKETIKWEDGNTYPLITVDISAASHPFFTGKMKLLDAAGRVEKFQKKYKWAKKEESTEAAQ from the coding sequence ATGCAAGACGGCATCCATCCCGATTACCACGCGGTCGTGTTCCACGACATCGGCGCGGATTTCAAGTTCCTGTCGAAGTCGACGATGAAGTCCAAAGAGACGATCAAGTGGGAGGATGGAAACACCTACCCGTTGATCACCGTCGACATCAGCGCCGCGAGCCATCCGTTCTTCACCGGCAAGATGAAGCTTCTGGATGCGGCCGGCCGCGTCGAGAAGTTCCAGAAGAAGTACAAGTGGGCGAAGAAGGAAGAGTCCACCGAAGCCGCGCAGTAA
- the prfA gene encoding peptide chain release factor 1 — protein sequence MFPSLDLKLQRFEELERRLQEPDVLANPAALVEVQKEYGGLRKVAETVRTYYRLESDLTGAKEMLELEADEGSREYLLAEVAELEQKIGGMRTELEDLATAGDAATRGGLIMEIRAGTGGDEAALFAGDLFNMYSHFIQNRGWKIELLDATDGEMGGFKEITFGVQGEGAFQQLQFESGGHRVQRVPETESQGRVHTSAATVAVLPEATEAEIDIRDEDLRIDTMRAGGPGGQKVNKTESAVRITHIPSGIVVKCQDEKSQHKNKAKAMKVLRSRLLEATEQKIHEERATQRRTLIGSGDRSERIRTYNFPQGRLTDHRIGLTLYKLDQIIKGDLDELVGALVEFDRQERLKGLGATPS from the coding sequence ATGTTTCCGAGTCTTGATCTGAAGCTCCAGCGGTTTGAAGAGCTGGAACGACGGCTCCAGGAGCCGGATGTCCTCGCGAATCCGGCCGCGCTGGTGGAAGTCCAGAAGGAGTACGGCGGGCTGCGCAAGGTCGCTGAAACCGTCCGGACGTACTACCGGCTGGAATCGGACCTGACCGGTGCGAAGGAAATGCTGGAGCTGGAAGCGGACGAAGGTTCGCGGGAGTACCTGCTGGCGGAAGTGGCCGAGCTCGAGCAGAAGATCGGCGGGATGCGGACGGAGCTCGAAGACCTGGCGACCGCGGGCGACGCGGCGACGCGTGGCGGGCTGATCATGGAAATCCGGGCGGGCACGGGCGGAGACGAGGCGGCGCTGTTCGCGGGCGACCTGTTCAACATGTACTCCCATTTCATCCAGAACCGCGGATGGAAGATCGAACTCCTCGACGCAACCGACGGGGAAATGGGGGGTTTCAAGGAAATCACCTTCGGCGTTCAGGGCGAGGGGGCTTTTCAGCAGCTGCAGTTCGAGAGCGGCGGGCACCGCGTGCAGCGCGTGCCGGAAACCGAATCGCAGGGGCGGGTTCACACCAGCGCCGCGACGGTAGCGGTGCTGCCGGAAGCGACGGAGGCCGAAATCGACATCCGCGATGAAGACCTGCGGATCGACACGATGCGGGCGGGCGGACCGGGAGGCCAGAAGGTCAATAAGACCGAAAGCGCGGTGCGGATCACGCACATTCCCAGCGGCATCGTCGTGAAGTGTCAGGACGAGAAGAGCCAGCACAAGAACAAGGCGAAGGCGATGAAAGTCCTTCGCAGCCGGCTGCTCGAAGCGACCGAACAGAAGATCCACGAGGAGCGGGCGACGCAGCGGCGGACGCTGATCGGTTCGGGCGACCGGAGCGAACGGATCCGCACCTACAACTTCCCGCAGGGACGGCTCACCGACCATCGCATCGGGCTGACGCTGTACAAGCTGGACCAGATCATCAAAGGGGACCTGGATGAACTGGTCGGCGCTCTGGTGGAGTTCGACCGCCAGGAGCGGCTGAAAGGGCTGGGCGCGACGCCGTCGTAA
- a CDS encoding Gfo/Idh/MocA family protein gives MRRFSRRDFLQTTAALAPGLFVANSFAAAPSKSPNEKLDLGIIGPGNRGSANLAGVGSENIVAICDVDDRQAAKAYEKYPQASRYKDFRKLLDREKLDGIVVSTTDHVHAHASLAGMRRGLHCYCEKPLAHSVWEARLMSETAKQEKLATQMGTQIHATENYRRVVEAVQAGVLGPIREVKVWVTKGRHWGGGERPAVAEPIPPEIDWDLWLGPAPERPFHNTYLPGNWRSWWDFGTGMLGDMGCHYIDLAFWALGLRHPETIAAEGPPVHPETGPMGMKVTWTFPARGEQPPVVLTWMDGDMVQKPVHEKELPNTGVYFVGEKGSLFATYGNYRLFPEEHFKDFTAPPKSIPKSIGHHQEWIAACKSGSPTLCNFDYSGALTESVLLGTVAYRTGKTLTWDPVALKATNVPEADQYLRREYRKGWEL, from the coding sequence ATGCGTCGGTTTTCACGTCGCGACTTCCTCCAGACGACTGCGGCCCTTGCTCCAGGCCTGTTCGTCGCCAATTCCTTCGCGGCCGCGCCTTCAAAGTCTCCGAACGAGAAACTCGACCTGGGGATCATCGGACCGGGGAATCGCGGAAGCGCCAACCTGGCGGGTGTCGGCTCGGAGAACATCGTCGCGATCTGCGACGTGGATGACCGCCAGGCGGCGAAGGCGTACGAGAAATATCCGCAGGCGTCGCGTTACAAGGATTTCCGGAAGCTGCTCGACCGGGAAAAGCTCGACGGCATCGTCGTCAGCACGACCGATCACGTGCATGCCCACGCCAGCCTGGCGGGGATGCGCCGCGGCCTGCACTGCTACTGCGAAAAGCCGCTGGCCCACTCCGTCTGGGAAGCGCGTCTGATGTCGGAAACGGCGAAGCAGGAAAAGCTCGCGACGCAGATGGGGACACAGATCCACGCCACGGAGAATTACCGTCGTGTCGTCGAAGCGGTTCAGGCGGGAGTGCTGGGACCGATCCGTGAGGTGAAAGTCTGGGTGACGAAGGGACGCCATTGGGGGGGCGGGGAACGTCCGGCGGTCGCCGAGCCGATTCCGCCGGAGATCGATTGGGACCTGTGGCTGGGGCCGGCGCCGGAACGGCCGTTCCACAACACCTACCTGCCCGGCAACTGGCGATCGTGGTGGGATTTCGGGACCGGGATGCTGGGTGACATGGGATGTCACTACATCGACCTGGCCTTCTGGGCGCTCGGCCTTCGTCATCCGGAGACCATTGCCGCCGAGGGGCCGCCCGTCCATCCAGAAACGGGGCCAATGGGCATGAAGGTGACCTGGACGTTTCCGGCCCGCGGCGAGCAGCCGCCTGTCGTTTTGACTTGGATGGACGGCGACATGGTCCAGAAGCCGGTCCATGAGAAAGAACTGCCGAACACCGGGGTTTATTTCGTCGGCGAAAAGGGTTCTCTGTTCGCCACTTACGGCAACTACCGCCTGTTTCCCGAAGAGCACTTCAAAGACTTTACAGCGCCGCCGAAGTCGATTCCGAAGTCGATCGGCCACCACCAGGAATGGATTGCGGCCTGTAAATCCGGTTCGCCGACGTTGTGCAACTTCGACTACTCGGGGGCGCTTACGGAGTCGGTCTTGCTCGGCACCGTGGCCTACCGGACTGGGAAAACGCTGACGTGGGACCCGGTGGCGCTCAAGGCGACGAATGTCCCCGAGGCCGACCAGTACCTGCGGCGGGAATACCGGAAGGGGTGGGAACTCTGA
- a CDS encoding GNAT family N-acetyltransferase, translated as MLRLRPAESNDAPLLRRWDDEPHVLASDPNDEWDWETELGRRVSWREQLIAELDGRPIGFLQIIDPAEEESHYWGEVGTGLRAIDIWIGPADALGHGYGTTMMKFAIARCFDVPSVSAVLLDPLESNVRALRFYERLGFECRGPRRFGEDDCLVYELTRSKWRSLAGSARDVQSDAR; from the coding sequence ATGCTTCGACTGCGCCCCGCGGAATCGAACGACGCTCCCCTGCTCCGTCGATGGGACGATGAGCCGCACGTCCTCGCTTCCGACCCCAATGATGAGTGGGACTGGGAAACGGAGCTCGGGCGGAGAGTGAGCTGGCGCGAGCAGCTGATCGCCGAACTGGACGGGCGGCCGATCGGCTTTCTGCAGATCATCGATCCGGCCGAAGAAGAGTCCCACTACTGGGGGGAGGTCGGCACGGGCTTGAGGGCCATCGACATCTGGATCGGTCCGGCCGATGCGCTGGGCCATGGGTACGGCACGACGATGATGAAGTTCGCGATCGCCCGCTGCTTCGACGTCCCATCGGTCAGCGCGGTGCTTCTCGACCCGCTGGAGTCGAATGTCCGGGCACTTCGATTCTATGAACGGCTGGGGTTCGAGTGTCGCGGGCCGCGGCGTTTTGGTGAGGACGATTGCCTGGTTTACGAACTGACGCGCTCGAAGTGGCGGTCGTTGGCCGGTTCGGCCCGCGATGTGCAGTCGGATGCCCGGTGA
- a CDS encoding DUF1328 family protein — MLTFAIIAMVISLVAGGMGFTGLAAGAASAAKLLFGIFLVIALFLFALVLLGVGVVRAVA, encoded by the coding sequence CTGCTGACATTCGCGATCATCGCGATGGTGATTTCGCTGGTCGCGGGAGGAATGGGGTTTACGGGGCTGGCGGCGGGCGCAGCATCAGCCGCGAAGCTTCTCTTCGGGATCTTCCTGGTGATTGCGCTTTTCCTGTTTGCCCTGGTGCTGCTCGGCGTCGGGGTGGTGCGCGCGGTCGCCTGA
- a CDS encoding ribosome-binding factor A, translating into MALHRRQREQLRALCGELHEDDGVDPRRYFRPARQRDQDHRKSRQLCRQVQRTLDLVLTGETRDELLASLKVVSVLPGRDASQLLVTVTADVPPDQFRREQIEAQLALVQGRLRSEIAAAITRKKTPVLTFQILAPDAGVEVNGEDER; encoded by the coding sequence ATGGCCCTTCATCGACGCCAGCGCGAGCAACTGCGCGCGCTCTGTGGCGAACTTCACGAGGACGACGGGGTTGATCCCCGCCGATATTTCCGACCTGCCCGACAGCGCGACCAGGATCACCGCAAGTCGAGGCAGCTTTGCCGCCAGGTCCAGAGAACTCTCGACCTGGTGCTGACCGGGGAGACCCGCGACGAACTTCTGGCCAGCCTGAAGGTCGTCTCGGTCCTGCCCGGCCGCGACGCGTCGCAACTGCTGGTCACGGTCACCGCGGATGTGCCTCCCGACCAGTTTCGCCGCGAACAGATCGAGGCGCAATTGGCCCTGGTCCAGGGGCGACTGCGGAGTGAGATCGCGGCCGCGATCACGAGAAAGAAGACGCCCGTTCTGACGTTCCAGATTCTCGCGCCGGACGCCGGCGTCGAAGTGAATGGGGAGGACGAACGATGA
- a CDS encoding carbon starvation CstA family protein: protein MMTSIVVLSAVILTVAYVTYGRLLPRLFRIDPNQPTPAFTMRDDVDYVPCNKGPLLSQHFSAIAAAGPIVGPILAGAYFGWLPALLWILVGSIFVGGVHDFASLIASVRHKADSISEVVRQHISGRAFVLFLIFIWLALVYIIVAFTDITATAFIDDQVIDGGETVLGKGIATSSLLYLLLPIVMGIVVRFGKVSMEKATWIFIPLVILAIWVGQKFPLDITSFSHLLYPQDTDREAARKTWNVLLLGYCCIASVVPLWLLLQPRGQLGGYFLYAALIAGGLGIVMGGGEVHLPAFKGMEASNGFMLAPMLFITIACGACSGFHGLIASGTTSKQLRTEADARPIGYGAMLLEAMVAIVSLCCVMMLVQDSPLAQNPKPEQIYARGIGAFLAKVGVNPMYGIAFALMAFTTFVYDTLDVCTRLGRFIIQELTGMRGAAGKWLGTLFTAGVPVYFVTQTVLDKDGKPGAPVWRTFWQLFGASNQLLAALTLLGVTVWLWRTRRAWWVWVVTGIPAIFMYVMSGWALLTIIRAEFAKSGSGGSPVGWISVTLVALAGVMLVEAFVAIAGGLQPPSAREPQPAAV, encoded by the coding sequence ATGATGACGTCGATTGTCGTGCTGTCCGCGGTGATTCTCACGGTCGCCTACGTGACCTACGGCCGGTTGCTGCCGCGATTGTTCCGGATCGATCCCAATCAGCCGACCCCCGCCTTTACCATGCGGGACGACGTCGACTACGTCCCCTGCAACAAGGGCCCGCTCCTCAGCCAGCACTTCAGCGCCATCGCCGCCGCCGGCCCGATCGTCGGACCGATTCTCGCCGGAGCCTATTTCGGCTGGCTCCCGGCACTACTGTGGATCCTCGTGGGCTCCATCTTCGTCGGCGGAGTCCACGATTTCGCCTCGCTGATCGCCTCCGTGCGTCACAAGGCCGATTCGATTTCTGAGGTCGTTCGCCAGCACATCAGCGGCCGGGCGTTCGTCCTGTTCCTGATCTTCATCTGGCTGGCGCTCGTCTACATCATCGTCGCCTTCACCGATATCACGGCCACCGCCTTCATCGACGACCAGGTCATCGATGGCGGTGAAACGGTCCTGGGGAAGGGGATCGCGACGTCGTCGCTCCTGTACCTCCTGTTGCCGATCGTCATGGGCATCGTGGTTCGCTTCGGCAAGGTGAGCATGGAAAAGGCCACCTGGATCTTCATCCCCCTGGTCATCCTCGCGATCTGGGTCGGCCAGAAGTTCCCGCTCGACATCACGTCGTTCTCGCATCTGCTTTATCCGCAGGACACCGACCGGGAAGCGGCCCGCAAGACGTGGAACGTGCTGCTCCTCGGATACTGCTGCATCGCCTCGGTCGTGCCCCTGTGGCTGTTGCTTCAGCCGCGCGGCCAGCTGGGCGGCTATTTCCTCTACGCCGCGCTCATCGCCGGTGGCCTGGGGATCGTCATGGGGGGCGGTGAAGTCCATCTCCCCGCCTTCAAGGGCATGGAAGCCTCGAACGGGTTCATGCTGGCCCCCATGCTGTTCATCACGATTGCCTGCGGCGCCTGCTCGGGTTTTCACGGGCTGATCGCATCGGGAACCACGTCGAAACAGCTCCGGACAGAAGCCGACGCCCGCCCCATCGGGTATGGCGCCATGCTCCTGGAAGCCATGGTGGCCATCGTCTCTCTCTGCTGCGTCATGATGCTCGTCCAGGATTCTCCGCTGGCTCAGAACCCCAAGCCCGAGCAGATCTACGCCCGGGGCATCGGCGCTTTCCTCGCGAAAGTCGGAGTCAACCCGATGTACGGCATCGCCTTCGCTCTGATGGCGTTCACGACGTTCGTCTATGACACGCTCGACGTCTGCACCCGCCTGGGACGGTTCATCATCCAGGAGCTGACCGGAATGCGCGGAGCGGCAGGAAAGTGGTTGGGAACCCTGTTCACCGCCGGCGTTCCGGTCTATTTCGTCACCCAGACCGTTCTGGACAAGGACGGCAAGCCGGGCGCTCCGGTGTGGCGCACCTTCTGGCAGTTGTTCGGCGCGAGCAACCAGCTCCTGGCGGCCCTCACGCTTCTCGGAGTGACGGTCTGGCTGTGGCGCACCCGCCGTGCCTGGTGGGTCTGGGTCGTCACTGGAATCCCCGCGATCTTCATGTACGTCATGAGCGGCTGGGCCCTGCTCACGATCATCCGCGCCGAGTTCGCGAAGTCCGGCTCCGGCGGCAGTCCGGTGGGATGGATTTCGGTGACTCTCGTCGCCCTGGCCGGCGTCATGCTGGTTGAGGCCTTCGTGGCCATCGCCGGCGGACTCCAGCCACCTTCGGCTCGCGAGCCGCAACCAGCCGCCGTATGA
- a CDS encoding RtcB family protein — protein sequence MTSPPATLFVRSPGRLSTEVVDSVNRIRTAEDVRYVAVMPDAHLAAEVCVGLVLATNRLIYPAAVGGDIGCGMAAVPIDAEADLLDDDVSAGQLLGDLYREVPSNRHRTRRALPDRLRDFPLSDPRLGRMAEREGCIQLGTLGRGNHFLEFQADEDDRMWVMVHSGSRAMGQVITAHHVRNAEGSSVGIPFFDAEGHAGRAYLSDVGWAREYSATNRLEMLRAVETILADRFSATVDWSRLIHSDHDHVRRETHFGNDYLVHRKGAQSARTDEAGIIPGSMGTATFHVVGRGLPESLRSCSHGAGRRLSRDAARRQIGARQLERELRGIWCDRRRFDVLREEAPSAYHDIEKVMQAQKDLVRVVRRLRPVLSYKGT from the coding sequence ATGACTTCACCTCCCGCAACGCTGTTTGTCCGGTCGCCAGGTCGGCTGAGCACCGAGGTGGTCGACTCCGTGAATCGGATTCGTACTGCCGAGGACGTCCGATACGTGGCCGTCATGCCGGATGCTCATCTGGCCGCGGAGGTCTGCGTGGGCCTGGTGCTGGCGACGAATCGACTGATCTATCCTGCCGCCGTCGGTGGCGACATCGGCTGCGGCATGGCGGCGGTCCCGATCGACGCGGAGGCGGACTTGCTCGACGATGATGTGTCCGCAGGCCAGTTGCTGGGCGACTTGTATCGAGAGGTCCCTTCCAACAGGCATCGCACTCGCAGGGCCCTGCCCGATCGGTTGAGAGACTTTCCGTTGAGCGACCCGCGACTGGGCCGGATGGCCGAACGGGAAGGTTGCATCCAACTCGGAACACTCGGCCGCGGCAACCATTTCCTGGAGTTCCAGGCGGACGAAGACGACCGGATGTGGGTGATGGTCCACAGCGGATCGCGCGCAATGGGACAGGTGATCACGGCGCATCACGTCCGGAACGCCGAGGGATCGTCAGTCGGCATTCCGTTCTTCGATGCCGAGGGACACGCCGGTCGTGCCTACCTTTCGGACGTCGGTTGGGCGCGGGAATACTCCGCCACGAACCGTCTGGAGATGCTGCGTGCTGTTGAAACGATTCTGGCCGATCGCTTTTCGGCCACCGTCGACTGGTCCAGGCTGATCCACAGCGATCACGACCACGTGCGTCGCGAAACCCACTTCGGAAACGATTACCTGGTTCATCGCAAAGGGGCGCAGTCCGCCCGAACCGATGAAGCGGGCATCATTCCCGGCTCGATGGGGACAGCGACCTTTCATGTCGTCGGTCGCGGTCTGCCGGAATCGCTGCGTTCCTGTTCGCATGGCGCCGGAAGGCGTTTGAGCCGGGATGCAGCGCGACGGCAGATCGGCGCCCGGCAGTTGGAACGCGAGCTGCGAGGCATCTGGTGTGACCGGCGTCGATTCGATGTGCTGCGCGAGGAAGCCCCCAGCGCCTACCACGATATCGAGAAGGTCATGCAGGCGCAGAAGGATCTCGTTCGCGTCGTTCGCCGACTGCGACCGGTGTTGAGCTATAAGGGAACTTAA
- the tmk gene encoding dTMP kinase, giving the protein MSTTSSGDRRGVLIAIEGIDGSGKGTQAALLRDALNARGRKTALISFPRYQDTFFGARIGDFLNGRFGSLDQVHPFLAATLFAGDRMESRSMLLEALAAHDVVILDRYVASNIAHQAAKREGAERKELARWILSLEFDVNALPRPDRTLLLDLPAATAQTLIARKNARSYTDRVADLQEADAAYLENVRQVYLDLAAEEPRWSLVEVERNEELRAIDDIAAEIMEAASR; this is encoded by the coding sequence ATGAGCACGACGAGTTCCGGGGACCGCCGCGGCGTCCTCATCGCCATTGAAGGCATCGATGGCTCGGGAAAAGGGACGCAGGCCGCGCTGTTGCGCGACGCCCTGAACGCCCGTGGCCGCAAGACCGCGCTGATCAGCTTCCCCCGCTATCAGGACACCTTCTTCGGCGCGCGCATCGGCGATTTCCTCAACGGCCGGTTCGGATCGCTCGACCAGGTCCACCCGTTCCTGGCGGCCACGTTGTTCGCGGGCGACCGCATGGAATCGCGATCGATGCTGCTGGAAGCGTTGGCCGCCCACGACGTCGTCATCCTCGACCGCTATGTCGCCTCCAACATCGCCCACCAGGCGGCCAAGCGCGAAGGAGCCGAGCGGAAGGAACTCGCACGCTGGATTCTGTCGCTGGAGTTCGACGTGAACGCGCTTCCGCGTCCGGACAGGACGCTGTTGCTCGACCTCCCCGCCGCAACCGCTCAAACCCTGATCGCGCGGAAGAACGCCCGCAGCTACACCGACCGTGTCGCCGACCTGCAGGAGGCCGATGCGGCTTATCTGGAAAACGTCCGACAGGTCTATCTCGACCTCGCTGCCGAGGAGCCCCGGTGGTCGCTCGTTGAAGTTGAGCGGAACGAAGAGCTTCGGGCCATTGACGACATCGCCGCCGAGATCATGGAAGCGGCCTCGCGCTGA
- a CDS encoding DUF58 domain-containing protein, producing the protein MALNPAPLEDPTALAKYSGLDVAARLIVEGYMIGQHRSPFKGASVEFVEHRQYTPGDEIRHIDWRAYGKTGRYYVKEFEEETNLRTYLVVDGSGSMGYGESTLSKFTYARYLAAAMGYLLLAQRDAVGLVTFDTEVRERVEPNVSQNSFQRLSGVLTNWETGGETSLSKVFSTLIPSLKRRSLVMIFSDFFDRIEPLTQALKQFQHAHHEVILFQVIAPEEETFPFSRPTLFRSLERVDHRLLVDPHRLRAAYLEQFEQFQGKLADICSHAGVDLVRLTTTMPYAKALGQYLDQRSRRKSKR; encoded by the coding sequence GTGGCGCTGAACCCCGCACCGCTGGAAGATCCGACCGCGCTGGCCAAATACTCGGGGCTGGATGTGGCGGCGCGGCTGATCGTTGAAGGCTACATGATCGGACAGCATCGCAGTCCGTTCAAAGGGGCGAGCGTCGAGTTCGTGGAACACCGGCAGTACACGCCGGGGGATGAAATCCGGCACATCGACTGGCGGGCGTATGGCAAAACGGGACGGTACTACGTCAAGGAGTTCGAGGAAGAGACGAACCTGCGGACCTACCTGGTCGTCGACGGCTCGGGAAGCATGGGATACGGCGAGAGCACCCTTTCCAAGTTCACCTACGCCCGATACCTCGCGGCTGCGATGGGATACCTGCTGCTGGCGCAGCGGGATGCGGTGGGACTCGTGACGTTCGACACCGAAGTGCGCGAGCGGGTCGAGCCGAATGTTTCACAGAACAGCTTCCAGCGATTGTCGGGCGTGCTGACGAACTGGGAGACGGGAGGCGAAACGAGTCTGTCGAAAGTGTTCAGCACGCTCATCCCGTCGCTCAAGCGGCGGTCGCTGGTGATGATTTTCAGCGACTTCTTCGATCGCATCGAGCCTCTGACGCAGGCGCTCAAGCAGTTCCAGCACGCGCATCATGAAGTGATCCTGTTTCAGGTGATTGCTCCCGAAGAAGAGACGTTTCCGTTCAGCCGGCCGACGCTCTTCCGCAGCCTGGAGCGAGTCGATCATCGGCTGCTGGTCGATCCCCACCGGCTCCGGGCGGCGTATCTCGAGCAGTTTGAACAGTTCCAGGGGAAGCTGGCCGACATCTGCAGTCACGCCGGGGTGGACCTCGTGCGGCTGACGACGACGATGCCGTATGCGAAGGCGCTCGGGCAATACCTGGACCAGCGGTCGCGGCGAAAGTCGAAGCGGTAA